From the genome of Chrysiogenia bacterium:
GCGCAACTTCCAGGGAGAGCGCCTGATCGCCGCGCAGATGAGCAACATGCGCGCGCGCCGCGCCATGGAAGACACCTGGCGCTACATGGGCGAGCGCAAGATCTTCGGCCGCTACCAGCGCGAGTTCCAGGAACTGCGCCACTGGATGGCCGACATGCTCGCCCACCTGCTCGGCATGGAGTCCTTCACCTACGAGGTGACCAAGCGCTACATCGAGGAGGAGGACCCGCCCAGCAAGGTGGTCTCCATGGTGAAGTACTACTCCACCGAACTCTCGCACCACATCACCGACCGCTGCCTGCAGATTCACGGCGGCATGGGTTACATGGACGAGACTCCGATCTCGCGCGCGTGGCGCGACGGCCGCCTTTCCACCATCGGCGGCGGCGCCAGCGAGGTGATGAAGGAAGTCATCGTCAAGGAAATCGTGCGCGAGGCCGGCGGCGCCGAGGACAATTCCCTCTATAGCCCCGAAGAGATCGAGCTCAAGAAGCAGGCGACGCGCTTCATTCGCGAAAAGATCATGCCGCGCATCGAGGAATGGGAGAGCAAGGGCGAGATGCCCAAGAGCGTCTTCCAGGAATTCGGCGAGCAGGGCTACCTGGGCATCCGCGCCGACGAGAAATACGGCGGCGCGAACATGACCGAGACCGGCGTGCTGGCGCTGGCCGACGCCATCGAGACCTCCACCTCGGCGGGCCTTGGCGCGGCCATCATGATGCACGCGGGCATCGTCACCGGCGTGGTGAACAAGTTGGCCACCGATGAAGTGAAGGACAGGATTCTTCCCGGCGCGGTCAAGGGCGACCTCGTTGGCGCCATGGCGCTGACCGAACCGGGTGCGGGCTCGGATCTCTCCTCGCTGCAGACCACGGCGAAGAAGGACGGCGACCACTACGTGCTCAACGGCACGAAGATCTTCATCACCAACGGCTGCTGGTGCGACTTCGCCCTGGTGCTCTGCCGCTCCGAGGAGGGCAGCAAGGGATACAAGGGCATGAGCGTGCTGCTCGTCGAGAAGGGCACGCCCGGATTCTCCGTGAGCCGCCGCATCGACACCGTGGGCTGGAAACCCTCCCAGACCGGCGAGCTGGTCTTCGAGGACTGCCGCGTTCCCGCCGGCAACCTCATCGGCACCGAGGGCCGCGGCTTCCAGCAGGTCATGGGCTTTCTCAACTGGGAGCGCGTGATGATGGCCTACCAGAGCGTGCGCAAGGCCGAGCTGGCCCTGAAAATGACCCAGAAGTACGTTATGGAGCGCCAGCAGTTCGGGCGCCCCATTGCCACCTTCCAGAATGTGCGCCAGCGAATCGCCGACATGGCCACGCGAATCGAGGTGGGCCGCTCGCTGGCAAAGGAGGCGGTCCGGCGCTATATGGCTGACGACGACGCCGAGGCATTCGTCGCCTCGGCCAAGTTGCTGTGTTGCCAGGACGCGCAGGAAATCATCGACGATTGCCTGCAGCTCCACGGCGGATACGGCTATACGATGGAGTTCCCGATCCAGCGCCTGTGGCGCGATCACCGGCTCTTCACCATCGGCGGCGGCACCAACGAGGTCCAGCGCGAGATTCTCGCCAAAATCCTCGACGCCTAGTGCCGGCATCGGGGTGAGGGCCCCTATAAGGTAAGCATGCGCTCTCACCCCTCCCCCCAAAAGTCCGCCTCCCGCGCGCGCGCGGTGCTTCTCGTTTTGAGCGCGCTGGTGCTCAGCCTGTTTTCTACCGGCGCGAGCTGCGTGCGCGAGATTCCCCCCGGCGCGAGCGCCGAGGAAATCTTCGAGATCATCGACGCCGAC
Proteins encoded in this window:
- a CDS encoding acyl-CoA dehydrogenase family protein codes for the protein RNFQGERLIAAQMSNMRARRAMEDTWRYMGERKIFGRYQREFQELRHWMADMLAHLLGMESFTYEVTKRYIEEEDPPSKVVSMVKYYSTELSHHITDRCLQIHGGMGYMDETPISRAWRDGRLSTIGGGASEVMKEVIVKEIVREAGGAEDNSLYSPEEIELKKQATRFIREKIMPRIEEWESKGEMPKSVFQEFGEQGYLGIRADEKYGGANMTETGVLALADAIETSTSAGLGAAIMMHAGIVTGVVNKLATDEVKDRILPGAVKGDLVGAMALTEPGAGSDLSSLQTTAKKDGDHYVLNGTKIFITNGCWCDFALVLCRSEEGSKGYKGMSVLLVEKGTPGFSVSRRIDTVGWKPSQTGELVFEDCRVPAGNLIGTEGRGFQQVMGFLNWERVMMAYQSVRKAELALKMTQKYVMERQQFGRPIATFQNVRQRIADMATRIEVGRSLAKEAVRRYMADDDAEAFVASAKLLCCQDAQEIIDDCLQLHGGYGYTMEFPIQRLWRDHRLFTIGGGTNEVQREILAKILDA